From Cellvibrio zantedeschiae, the proteins below share one genomic window:
- a CDS encoding PepSY-associated TM helix domain-containing protein: MTHAKKSPYKNSGVDQAKKKPLLNLMTIRKWHWMSSAICFVCMLLFSITGITLNHADMIENKPTTVRIAGQVPEELLPQLTVKSEQKNIDLPITVHDWLKQHKAINVSAVAAEVNGAEIYLPMARPGGDAWLSIDSETGEFEYESTDRGWISYFNDIHKGRNTGKAWIYFMDIFALACIIFSVTGFILLQRYADTRSQTWPLVISGLVLPIFFMLFLIHK, encoded by the coding sequence GTGACTCACGCTAAAAAATCACCTTATAAAAATTCTGGTGTTGATCAGGCCAAGAAAAAGCCTTTGCTCAATCTAATGACTATTCGCAAATGGCATTGGATGAGTTCAGCAATTTGTTTTGTTTGCATGCTGTTGTTTTCAATAACGGGAATTACCTTAAATCATGCGGATATGATTGAAAATAAACCCACAACAGTACGTATTGCCGGCCAGGTTCCTGAAGAATTGTTGCCGCAGTTAACGGTTAAAAGTGAACAGAAAAATATTGATTTACCTATTACTGTCCACGATTGGTTAAAACAGCACAAGGCAATAAATGTAAGCGCCGTTGCTGCTGAAGTGAATGGTGCTGAAATCTATTTGCCTATGGCTCGCCCCGGTGGTGATGCATGGTTGAGCATTGATAGTGAGACGGGCGAATTTGAATACGAATCTACTGATCGTGGTTGGATTTCCTATTTTAACGATATTCATAAGGGCAGAAATACTGGCAAGGCATGGATATATTTTATGGATATCTTCGCATTGGCTTGCATTATTTTTTCGGTAACTGGTTTTATTTTATTGCAACGTTACGCAGATACTCGCAGCCAAACATGGCCGCTGGTTATTTCTGGTTTAGTTCTACCCATCTTTTTTATGTTGTTTTTAATTCATAAGTGA
- a CDS encoding DUF2271 domain-containing protein: MLKKITLACALLLSPLTYAAGLQISVEIPKLNVTEYHTPYTAVWLESTAEGDKKFTKTLAVWYADKKREGGGEKWLKDLRQWWRRDGRNLTFPVDGVSGATKLAGVHQLSFTQGAAPLGTLPKGDYVLFVEVAREGGGREVVRVPFTWPVEKPTSFKESGSAEVGAVTLDLNP; the protein is encoded by the coding sequence ATGTTAAAAAAAATAACCCTGGCCTGTGCGCTGCTTTTATCACCTCTGACTTATGCAGCAGGTTTGCAAATCTCGGTTGAAATTCCCAAATTGAATGTGACGGAATATCACACGCCTTATACCGCAGTGTGGTTGGAATCTACCGCTGAGGGCGACAAGAAATTTACCAAAACTCTCGCCGTTTGGTATGCCGACAAAAAGCGCGAAGGTGGTGGTGAAAAGTGGTTAAAAGATTTGCGCCAATGGTGGCGTCGTGATGGTCGTAATTTAACTTTTCCAGTTGATGGTGTTTCAGGTGCAACCAAATTGGCAGGTGTTCACCAATTAAGTTTCACTCAAGGCGCGGCACCCTTGGGTACTTTGCCAAAAGGTGATTATGTACTTTTTGTGGAAGTTGCACGTGAGGGTGGTGGCCGTGAAGTTGTGAGGGTGCCTTTCACATGGCCCGTTGAAAAACCAACATCATTCAAGGAAAGTGGTTCAGCAGAAGTTGGTGCTGTGACCCTTGATTTAAATCCATAA
- a CDS encoding DUF4198 domain-containing protein: protein MKNIIQCVLFSSAMVASAVAQAHSTWLLPSDTSKGNKGGWVAFDLTSSEEFFTFNGGAPKLGPIQVIAPDANTTEVQNIFEGKVRNSFEVEMTQQGTYKVFNTNSGLTARWETADGKRGFWPPRGAKADPAELATAVPKDAKNLEVTQASRRVETFVTVGAPTRESLKPTNQGLELVPVTHPNDLAASEASEFIFLMDGKPAVGAKIEVVEGGSRYRLSPAEQNYETDKNGRVKIQWKKTGMYWLGASYKDNKAAKPATGRSGSYSATFEVLAE, encoded by the coding sequence ATGAAAAATATTATTCAATGCGTACTTTTTTCATCAGCCATGGTTGCGAGCGCTGTTGCGCAGGCACACAGTACCTGGTTGTTGCCATCAGACACGAGCAAAGGTAATAAAGGTGGTTGGGTCGCCTTTGATTTGACTTCATCAGAAGAATTCTTCACCTTCAATGGTGGTGCGCCAAAATTGGGGCCAATTCAAGTTATTGCTCCTGATGCCAACACAACAGAAGTGCAAAATATATTTGAAGGAAAGGTGCGTAACAGTTTTGAAGTTGAGATGACTCAACAAGGCACCTATAAAGTATTCAATACAAACAGTGGTTTAACCGCGCGTTGGGAAACTGCTGACGGAAAACGTGGTTTTTGGCCTCCACGCGGTGCAAAAGCTGACCCTGCAGAGCTTGCTACTGCAGTACCTAAGGATGCAAAAAATCTGGAAGTAACTCAAGCCTCTCGCCGTGTAGAAACCTTTGTAACTGTTGGGGCGCCAACCAGGGAATCCTTAAAGCCCACCAATCAAGGTTTGGAGTTGGTTCCCGTGACTCATCCCAATGATTTGGCAGCAAGTGAAGCTTCGGAATTTATATTTCTTATGGACGGCAAACCTGCAGTGGGTGCAAAAATTGAGGTGGTTGAAGGCGGGAGCCGTTACCGTTTATCGCCCGCAGAGCAAAATTACGAGACTGATAAAAATGGTCGTGTGAAAATTCAATGGAAAAAGACCGGCATGTATTGGCTGGGTGCTAGCTATAAAGACAATAAAGCGGCCAAGCCTGCGACCGGCCGTTCGGGAAGTTACAGCGCTACTTTCGAAGTTTTAGCTGAATAA
- a CDS encoding efflux RND transporter periplasmic adaptor subunit — translation MSKLLTSIGEFFSLWRFSRIVFLIVAILVAIGIWKFFFSHNKDAENYLTATVEHRDIQNLVTATGILQPREYVDVGAQVSGQLKKLHVVVGQQVKAGDLLAEIDATVYRAKVDGIRAQLENQRAQLGDKQAQLVLAKIRVERQQNLFKDDATTKESLQTAEASYQSSGSLLKALQAQIQQTESSLRAEEANLAYARIYAPMNGTVVTITSRQGQTLNANQQAPTIMRIADLSTMTVQTQVSEADIGKLQVGMPVYFTTLGGQDYRWYSKLDRVEPTPVVTNNVVLYNALFDVPNDSKVLMTQMSTQVFFIASQAKNALVIPASAVNFKPRKPGEAPENKWGDKSNGPDRNKKSEQNGDSDKNKSASSEKEVADKKDIAKEDSAKENSAKERAGKKEFATNEQSNHLSSADTNSGAGDEGRRKRWPRKGLPVAGAEAKPTPAVVQVMDAKGNLTERNVVIGISNRVQVQVLEGLQEGEIVVSGMRQLDKPNAAGGAPMGQGGPGGPGGPGGGGAGGGARQMR, via the coding sequence ATGTCTAAATTGTTGACATCGATTGGAGAGTTTTTTTCACTGTGGCGCTTTAGTCGCATTGTATTTTTAATTGTGGCGATTTTGGTGGCTATAGGCATCTGGAAATTTTTTTTCAGCCACAACAAAGATGCAGAAAATTATTTAACAGCAACTGTTGAGCACCGCGATATCCAAAATCTGGTTACTGCTACGGGTATTTTGCAGCCACGCGAATATGTAGATGTGGGTGCGCAAGTTTCTGGCCAATTAAAAAAATTACATGTTGTCGTTGGGCAACAAGTGAAAGCGGGTGACTTGTTAGCTGAAATTGATGCAACAGTTTACCGCGCCAAGGTAGATGGTATTCGCGCTCAGTTGGAAAACCAACGCGCGCAATTGGGTGACAAACAAGCCCAATTAGTTTTGGCAAAAATTCGGGTAGAGCGCCAGCAAAATTTATTCAAAGATGATGCAACCACAAAAGAATCATTGCAAACTGCAGAAGCCAGTTATCAATCTTCTGGCTCACTATTAAAAGCCCTGCAAGCACAAATCCAGCAAACCGAATCCAGTTTACGTGCTGAAGAAGCGAACCTTGCTTATGCGCGTATATACGCCCCCATGAACGGGACTGTTGTGACTATTACTTCACGTCAAGGCCAAACCCTGAACGCCAACCAACAAGCGCCAACTATTATGCGCATTGCTGACCTGAGTACTATGACAGTACAGACACAAGTATCAGAAGCAGATATTGGAAAGTTACAGGTAGGTATGCCTGTTTATTTTACAACCTTGGGTGGGCAGGATTATCGCTGGTACAGCAAATTGGATCGTGTAGAACCAACGCCAGTAGTGACTAACAATGTTGTTCTTTATAACGCACTTTTTGATGTTCCCAATGACAGCAAAGTCTTAATGACACAAATGAGTACGCAGGTATTTTTTATTGCTTCGCAAGCAAAAAATGCTTTGGTCATTCCTGCTTCTGCCGTCAATTTTAAACCGCGCAAACCTGGCGAAGCACCGGAAAACAAATGGGGCGATAAATCAAACGGACCAGACCGCAATAAAAAATCCGAGCAGAATGGTGATAGCGATAAAAACAAATCTGCATCTTCTGAAAAAGAAGTGGCAGATAAAAAAGATATTGCTAAAGAAGATTCCGCGAAAGAAAACTCCGCGAAAGAGCGCGCGGGTAAAAAAGAATTTGCAACTAACGAACAGTCAAATCATTTGTCCTCTGCAGATACAAACTCAGGAGCTGGTGATGAGGGTAGACGCAAACGGTGGCCGCGTAAAGGCCTGCCTGTAGCTGGCGCAGAGGCGAAACCAACTCCCGCTGTTGTGCAAGTGATGGATGCAAAAGGCAACCTGACCGAACGCAATGTGGTTATAGGTATTAGCAACCGCGTACAGGTACAAGTGTTGGAAGGTTTGCAAGAAGGTGAAATTGTTGTATCAGGTATGCGTCAACTTGATAAGCCCAACGCAGCGGGTGGTGCACCTATGGGGCAGGGTGGTCCTGGTGGTCCTGGTGGTCCAGGTGGCGGTGGTGCGGGCGGCGGCGCGCGTCAAATGCGTTAA
- a CDS encoding MacB family efflux pump subunit yields the protein MTDKQPLIKLSGVTKTFQNGDLATRVLHGIDLEIYPGEFVAIIGQSGSGKSTLMNILGCLDKPSTGEYFFAGKEVSDFEADELAQLRREAFGFVFQSYNLLAGATACENVEMPATYSGMPPHERRERASELLSSLGLQARLDHRPNQLSGGQQQRVSIARALMNGGQIILADEPTGALDSNSGKEVMKLLKNLSEQGHTIILITHDTHVANHAHRLIEIRDGLIVSDPGPSEVTHAPINEHKLHGEPSFSTEIKEGSKTAFRSLRSNVFRTVLTLLGIVIGVGSVITMLAIGDGAKKAVVDSISAMGSNLLVIRPGGPEQRRAWEIQTLIPADVEEINKLPHVAAALPELTGSYTLRYGNVDVSTDVNATGYQYPLARKWDIASGTFFSEEDEKNFATVAVLGKTVVRKLFGDEDPLGKYIIVNNVLFQVIGIMSERGADPGGADQDDKILVPYTTGSLRIMGRRFLRNVTVSVDSEEHMMDVQNSVHSLLTERHGTEDFTIRNMASLIDTLSATQNTMTILLGSIAAISLLVGGIGVMNIMLVSVSERTREIGVRMATGARQRNIMQQFLIEALAVSALGGVIGVILGLLAAAIVGRLGMPIDYSLGPVVLAFSCAFLTGLIFGFLPARKAARLNPVVALASE from the coding sequence ATGACTGATAAACAACCGCTTATAAAACTGTCTGGCGTCACCAAAACTTTTCAGAATGGTGATTTGGCTACGCGTGTTTTACACGGCATTGATTTGGAAATTTACCCAGGCGAATTTGTTGCGATTATCGGGCAATCGGGTTCAGGTAAATCGACCTTAATGAATATTTTGGGATGTTTGGATAAACCCAGCACCGGCGAATATTTTTTTGCAGGAAAAGAAGTTTCAGATTTTGAGGCAGATGAGTTAGCACAGTTACGTCGTGAAGCTTTTGGCTTTGTTTTCCAAAGTTATAACCTGCTTGCTGGTGCAACTGCCTGCGAGAACGTGGAAATGCCTGCGACTTATTCAGGTATGCCACCACACGAGCGCCGTGAACGTGCGAGCGAATTATTGAGCTCGCTAGGGCTGCAAGCACGTTTGGATCATCGCCCCAATCAATTGTCAGGCGGGCAACAACAACGCGTTTCAATTGCGCGCGCACTAATGAACGGCGGCCAAATTATTTTGGCTGACGAGCCCACAGGTGCGCTTGATAGTAATAGTGGTAAAGAGGTAATGAAGCTGCTCAAGAATTTATCGGAGCAGGGGCACACTATTATTTTGATTACGCACGATACTCATGTAGCGAATCATGCTCACCGTTTAATTGAAATTCGCGATGGTCTGATTGTCTCCGATCCTGGGCCGAGCGAAGTCACACATGCACCAATCAATGAACATAAACTGCATGGTGAGCCGAGTTTTTCCACAGAAATTAAAGAAGGTTCGAAAACGGCGTTTCGCTCTTTGCGCAGTAATGTTTTCCGTACCGTTTTAACCTTGCTCGGTATTGTGATTGGTGTGGGCTCGGTAATTACTATGTTGGCCATTGGCGATGGTGCAAAAAAAGCCGTGGTCGATAGCATTAGCGCCATGGGTTCAAATCTATTAGTTATTCGACCCGGAGGACCCGAACAGCGACGTGCGTGGGAGATCCAAACACTTATTCCTGCGGATGTAGAAGAGATAAATAAATTACCTCATGTCGCTGCAGCGCTACCGGAATTAACAGGAAGCTATACGCTGCGTTATGGCAATGTGGATGTGAGTACAGATGTAAACGCGACGGGTTACCAATATCCTTTAGCGCGTAAATGGGATATTGCATCAGGTACTTTTTTTAGTGAAGAAGATGAAAAAAACTTCGCCACAGTAGCAGTGCTCGGAAAAACCGTTGTACGTAAATTGTTTGGCGATGAAGATCCTCTGGGCAAATACATTATCGTTAACAATGTTCTTTTCCAGGTTATTGGAATTATGTCGGAACGCGGCGCTGACCCAGGCGGGGCAGATCAAGATGATAAAATTCTGGTGCCTTATACAACAGGTAGTTTACGAATTATGGGGCGGCGTTTTTTGCGTAACGTTACTGTATCCGTAGATTCAGAAGAGCACATGATGGATGTTCAAAACTCGGTGCATTCTTTGTTAACCGAGCGCCACGGCACAGAGGATTTTACAATCCGCAATATGGCGTCCTTGATTGATACATTGTCGGCGACGCAAAACACTATGACAATTTTGTTAGGCTCTATCGCTGCAATTTCGCTTTTAGTAGGCGGCATAGGGGTTATGAATATTATGTTGGTGAGTGTAAGCGAACGTACACGCGAAATTGGGGTGCGTATGGCAACAGGCGCACGCCAGCGAAATATCATGCAGCAATTTCTTATTGAGGCCTTGGCTGTATCTGCACTTGGAGGCGTTATTGGTGTGATTCTGGGTTTGCTTGCGGCAGCTATAGTTGGGCGTTTAGGAATGCCAATAGATTATTCGCTGGGGCCGGTGGTGCTTGCTTTTAGCTGTGCATTCTTAACCGGATTAATTTTTGGTTTTTTACCTGCGCGCAAAGCTGCTCGTTTAAATCCTGTTGTCGCTTTAGCGTCGGAGTAA
- a CDS encoding efflux transporter outer membrane subunit has product MKYFKITSISFAICVGLTACSSMDKVPEANITYAPVWEYLPQNEGAINIEKDWWKAFESPQLTQLVEIAQQKNSDVIIASERVKQAELQMKIANASLFPTLSLNASSGEKRSKPEGGTWSNSGSTSVGLGASYEVDLWGGEMANRHAAKSNYRASVFSNEAVRLSISAGVATAWFNYLALQERTITAKKNVEIAERIQKIVDSLYRNGAATAADVAVQKTNLLSQQNALLPLQLQLDQTRAAIALLEGQVPQAYQLASEKISDLKIPKLSAGVPADVITRRPDVAIAEAQLKASSANVYAARTAFLPGLQLSGSAGKSASELFSLNSALQSTGWSLSLVQTIFAGGRVANQVRISESRRVELLEQYRKVILTALQETDDALNRVNITEQQENNQQNILTQASRSLKLNEDRYREGSIDLQTLLDSQRSFFQAQDSLVQQRLARLKATVDLYKALGGGWQNQ; this is encoded by the coding sequence GTGAAATATTTTAAAATAACCTCAATCAGTTTCGCCATCTGTGTTGGCTTAACGGCGTGTTCTTCAATGGACAAAGTTCCCGAAGCCAATATTACTTACGCGCCTGTGTGGGAATATCTTCCGCAAAATGAAGGTGCAATCAATATTGAGAAGGATTGGTGGAAAGCCTTTGAATCTCCACAGCTGACACAATTAGTTGAAATAGCACAGCAAAAAAACTCTGATGTGATTATCGCCAGCGAGCGTGTCAAACAAGCAGAGTTACAAATGAAAATCGCTAACGCCAGCTTGTTTCCAACGCTGAGTTTAAACGCTTCTAGTGGAGAGAAACGATCAAAACCAGAAGGAGGGACTTGGTCAAATTCAGGCTCAACTTCTGTTGGTCTTGGCGCGAGTTATGAAGTGGATTTGTGGGGCGGTGAAATGGCCAATCGCCACGCTGCCAAATCGAATTATAGGGCTAGCGTATTTTCCAACGAGGCAGTACGTTTAAGTATTTCTGCAGGTGTTGCAACAGCCTGGTTTAATTATCTTGCGCTGCAAGAGCGCACTATAACCGCTAAAAAGAATGTAGAAATCGCCGAGCGAATCCAAAAAATTGTTGATTCACTTTATCGCAATGGCGCGGCTACCGCGGCCGATGTTGCCGTGCAAAAAACTAATTTGCTGTCGCAACAAAATGCGCTTTTACCTTTGCAGCTGCAATTGGATCAAACCCGCGCAGCTATAGCCTTATTGGAGGGACAAGTTCCGCAAGCCTATCAGTTGGCTAGTGAAAAAATTAGCGATTTAAAAATCCCGAAATTAAGCGCCGGTGTTCCGGCAGATGTCATCACGCGTCGTCCGGATGTCGCTATCGCAGAGGCGCAATTGAAAGCCTCATCTGCAAATGTTTATGCCGCGCGTACAGCTTTTTTGCCCGGTCTTCAACTCAGTGGCAGCGCGGGTAAATCGGCATCTGAATTGTTTTCCCTCAATTCCGCCTTGCAAAGCACGGGTTGGAGTTTGTCTTTAGTGCAAACAATTTTTGCCGGAGGGCGGGTCGCTAATCAGGTGCGTATCAGTGAGTCGCGCCGGGTAGAATTACTTGAGCAATATCGCAAAGTCATTTTGACTGCCTTGCAGGAAACAGATGATGCATTGAATCGCGTCAATATTACTGAACAGCAAGAGAACAACCAGCAAAATATCCTCACACAAGCATCACGTAGCCTGAAGCTTAATGAAGATCGTTATCGTGAGGGCAGTATTGATTTACAAACTCTACTGGATTCACAGCGAAGCTTTTTCCAGGCACAGGATTCTCTGGTTCAACAAAGACTTGCACGCTTAAAAGCCACTGTTGATTTGTACAAAGCGCTGGGTGGCGGTTGGCAGAATCAATAG
- a CDS encoding electron transfer flavoprotein-ubiquinone oxidoreductase: MAREQMHYDVVIIGAGPAGLAAACRLRQLDNNLSVCLLEKGADVGAHILSGAVFEPRALNELFPDWKNQGAPLETAVSAEDWQFLSSATNSLQIPNGLLPGLLHNNNNYIISLGRLCQWLAEKAAELGVDIFPGFAASQVLYRDDGSVGGVITGDMGRAADGSEKPEFVEGIELHGKYTLFCEGARGHLGKELIAHFNLDQGKDPQHYAIGIKEIWRVPAAQHKEGLVMHSLGWPLSETNTSGGGFLYHLNDTQIAVGLITDLCYDNPHLSPFDEFQRYKHHPKIAQYLQGGERLGYGARAIVKGGIQSQPQMFFAGGLLLGDDAGTLNFAKIKGSHTAMKSGMIAAEILAPALAAGRANDSLSEFETAYKNSWAYEELYEQRNVGPAQQKFGSQLGSVYAFIDMTLRGKLPWTLRNSKADHTQLKLASESKKIDYPKPDNKLSFDKLSSVYLSNTNHAENQPCHLQLKDPNIPVAINLPKFDEPAQRYCPAGVYEIVANENGDKRLQINSQNCVHCKTCDIKDPTQNIQWVTPEGGGGPNYSAM, from the coding sequence ATGGCGCGCGAACAAATGCATTACGACGTTGTAATTATTGGTGCTGGCCCAGCCGGCTTAGCTGCGGCGTGCCGCCTACGTCAGCTCGACAATAATTTAAGTGTCTGCCTGCTTGAAAAAGGCGCGGATGTTGGCGCACATATTTTGTCCGGCGCGGTATTTGAACCACGAGCCTTGAATGAATTGTTTCCTGATTGGAAAAATCAGGGCGCTCCGCTTGAAACTGCAGTGAGTGCAGAGGATTGGCAATTCTTAAGTTCCGCTACCAATTCATTACAAATACCTAATGGATTATTACCGGGACTTTTACACAACAATAATAATTACATCATCAGCCTCGGTCGCCTGTGCCAATGGTTAGCAGAAAAGGCAGCCGAACTAGGCGTTGATATTTTCCCCGGCTTTGCAGCTTCGCAAGTGCTCTACCGCGATGATGGCAGCGTAGGTGGTGTTATCACCGGCGATATGGGGCGCGCGGCAGATGGCTCCGAAAAACCTGAATTTGTTGAGGGCATAGAATTACACGGAAAATATACTCTGTTCTGTGAGGGCGCGCGTGGTCACCTCGGCAAGGAGCTGATAGCGCACTTTAATTTAGACCAAGGTAAAGACCCGCAACATTATGCGATTGGCATTAAAGAAATTTGGCGCGTACCCGCAGCGCAACATAAAGAAGGTTTAGTGATGCACTCACTCGGCTGGCCTCTTAGCGAAACCAATACGAGCGGCGGCGGTTTTTTATATCATTTAAATGATACGCAGATTGCAGTAGGTTTAATTACAGATCTTTGTTACGACAACCCGCACTTGAGTCCGTTTGATGAATTTCAGCGCTACAAACATCATCCTAAAATTGCCCAATACTTACAGGGTGGCGAGCGTTTAGGTTATGGCGCACGCGCCATTGTAAAAGGCGGAATTCAATCACAACCGCAAATGTTTTTTGCCGGTGGATTGTTATTGGGCGATGATGCTGGCACCTTAAACTTTGCGAAAATTAAGGGCAGCCATACCGCAATGAAAAGCGGAATGATTGCAGCGGAAATATTGGCGCCCGCACTGGCAGCTGGTCGCGCAAATGATTCACTTAGCGAATTCGAAACAGCCTACAAAAATTCGTGGGCGTACGAAGAACTTTATGAGCAACGCAACGTAGGTCCTGCGCAACAGAAATTTGGCTCGCAGCTCGGCAGCGTCTATGCTTTTATCGATATGACTTTGCGTGGAAAACTGCCCTGGACCTTACGCAACAGCAAAGCTGACCATACACAGTTAAAGCTCGCCAGTGAATCAAAAAAAATAGATTATCCCAAACCTGACAATAAACTCAGCTTCGATAAGTTGTCTTCAGTATATTTATCAAACACTAATCACGCTGAAAACCAACCTTGTCATTTGCAATTGAAAGATCCTAATATCCCCGTTGCGATTAATTTACCGAAATTTGATGAACCCGCTCAGCGCTATTGCCCTGCCGGTGTTTATGAAATTGTCGCCAACGAAAACGGGGATAAAAGGTTGCAGATCAATTCGCAAAATTGCGTGCACTGTAAAACCTGTGACATCAAAGATCCCACCCAAAATATTCAATGGGTTACACCTGAAGGTGGTGGCGGACCTAACTATTCAGCAATGTAA
- a CDS encoding DUF2788 domain-containing protein has product MSVEQFETWSMYVCVGGLIAFMIFIVWDLAKKSKAGKFGTFILFLALGLGLLGFIIKTVLVSSLEQ; this is encoded by the coding sequence ATGTCGGTTGAACAATTCGAAACCTGGTCAATGTATGTGTGTGTTGGGGGGCTAATTGCGTTTATGATTTTCATTGTGTGGGATTTGGCGAAGAAATCCAAAGCCGGAAAGTTTGGCACATTTATTCTGTTTTTGGCCTTAGGCTTGGGCTTGTTGGGCTTTATTATTAAAACAGTGCTGGTTTCCAGCCTTGAGCAATAA